TTCAAGTAATGAAAATAAACCCAGCAAAAACATTGATTCGGGGTTTAATTTGTTCTTGGATTCTGCTGTAACCATTTCAAGAAATTTTGCTCGCTGAGTAGCTAACTGTGGCAGTTCTGAACTCTTTCCGCTTGAGGTCAAGTCAGTAAGAAGAATAACTCGCAGCCAGTTCTTTATAAGTGTCCATCCGGCTAAAACAATAGCTTGTTTTATAGATGTAATCTTTTGCTTGAACCCAAAAGTGGGAGAGTTCAGAAGAGTCAGAAGTCTGTAGCTGATGGAAACATCGTTTTGTAAAGCTTTGGCGAGTGCAGCAAAGTCTTGAGCTGGATCTTCGATGAGTTTGAAAAGTTTTAATCTGACTATTTCACTAGGGCGCAGTTTTCTACCTGCGATATTCTCAGGTCGTTTGAAATAGAATCCCTGAAAAAATGCAAATCCAAATTTCTGAGCTAATTCAAAGTGAGGCATGTCTTCCACGCGCTTTGCTATTAACTTAACACCTGCTTGCTGTGCTATGCAGTGTATTTTATGTAACTGTTCTTCAGTGGCGGATTTGATGTCTACAATTGCTACATCTGCGTAGTTTATGAAAATTTCACCTTGCGGACGCCCCTCAAAATCATCAATTGCAATTGTGTATCCATCTTTAGATAGTTCTTGCAGTGATTTGATAAGGCTTGGTGTGGGCGGAGTCATCTCCGGGATTTGAACAACTGTATTATTTGCAGGTAGCGAGTAAGGTATCTTTTCGACAATGGATTTATGAGAAAAATTTATAACTAACTTAACATCGCTAGGAAGCTCTTCCCCGGGAGTTGAACAGGAGTCTGCAGCAACATTTAGAGTTGCTTTGTAGTCATCAGATATAATTGCGGTTGTCGCAGAACTGCTGTTGCGGAAAAAAAGTTCATATCCCCACAGAGATTGGTCCGGCTGTAAAATTGGCTGCCGGGCAAAAAATATTTTGTCATATAGCGGGGCGTTACCGGAGTTCATATTTACTACTGCTTTGTTACGAATTTGTTCAACAACTAGTATTAGATATAATGTTTTTTTAACATTTACCAGTGCTTAATTCTGGTGGAGTTTCTTAAATAGTAGTCTTGGATCTTATGTGTATAGAATAGTTGAGATTTGTTTAGTTAATGTGTTTGATTTCTTACATTTTTGTATGTTTTTATTTTTTAGTCTTTGTAGTACGCGCTGAATACTGGGCATTTTGTTAGTAATCAGCTCATTGTACAACGCCAAAAAAGGCGGAATCGAATAAACGATTCCGCCTAAATAAAGGCATATATAAGTCGTTGTATGACTTAACGTTTTGAATACTGGTACTTTGCGCGTGCGCCTGGCTGACCTGGTTTCTTACGTTCTTTCTTACGAGCATCACGAGTCAGAAGACCAGCGCGTTTAAGAAGAGGACGAAGTTCAGGGTCCATAGCTAGAAGAGCGCGGGAAATACCGTGTCTGACAGCCTGTGCCTGACCAGCTACTCCGCCGCCATCAGCGTTGACTTTGATGTCAAATTTGCCGACGTTCTTTGTTAATTTAAGAGGCTGCTGAACAATCATCTGGAGAGTTTTACGAGGAAAGTAATCTTCGTAAGACTTACCGTTGACTGTGATCACGCCTGTACCTGCGTACATGCGAGTGCGTGCTACAGCATTCTTTCTTTTACCAGTACCGTAATTAAAATCTTGGCTCATGTTTTTATCCACCTGTAATTAGAATTCGAAAGGCTTAGGAAGCTGTGCTTCGTGAGGATGCTCAGTGCCAGTGTAAATTTTAAGCTTAGTGAGCATCTTTCTGCCGAGGCTACTCTTAGGAAGCATGCCGCGTACAGCAATTTCGATAACTGCTTCAGGTTTTCTTTCAAGCATTTCTTTCAAAGTCCTGGATTTGATTCCGCCAGGGTGATTTGTGTGCTTGTAGTAAGTCTTCTGATCTAGCTTGTTGCCTGTAACTCTGATTTTGTCCGCGTTAAGAACGATGACGAAGTCACCAGTGTCAGCGTGAGGTGTGAACATTGCTTTGTCCTTGCCTCTGAGCTTTGTAGCGATTCTTGTTGCCAGACGGCCAAGTACCATGTCGGTTGCATCAACTACGTACCATTCACGGCTGATGTCTTCACTCTTTGGAATATATGTTTTCATTTAAAAATGCTCCTTTACGTAGAATCGGGGAATGGGACTTATACATATAATGTTCGTTTGCTGTCAAGAGCAAATAGTCTCATCCCGGTTTTATTTATGATTCGGCAATAACCTTCTTGAGGGTAGCTAAAGCTTTATCAATTCCTTTTGGATCGGTACCACCGGCCTGTGCCATGTCTGGCCTGCCGCCGCCACCGCCGCCTACCTCTGCTGCAACGGGTTTGATCAACGCACCTGCCTTAAACCTACTTGTTAGGTCTTTGGTAACTGCAATGATCAGGGAAACTTTATTATCTTCAACCTCGGCCATCAGACAAATGATACCGGAATCCAGTTTGGACTTCAGCGCATCAGTTTGATCGCGCAGGGCTTTAACATTTGTCACTTCAAGTTTGGCTGCAATAACTTTAATGCCGCCAATTTCTTCAATAGAACCCATAAGGTCCGCACCAGCACCAGAAGCAAGCTTCGCCTGCAATTGATCGTTCTTACGGGTCAGTTCTTTGGTTTGTGCAACCAAGGCTGCGATTTTATCTGCAAGCTGGCCTGGGGCAGCTCTCAGTATGTCCTGAGACTTGCTTAGCTCGTCGCGCTGTCCTTGTAAGAACGCGAGAGAGTTCCAGCCCGTTGCTGCTTCAATGCGGCGTATGCCCGCAGCAACGCCTGATTCGGATAGGATCACGAATGTCCCGGCCTCGCCAGTCGACTTTATGTGTGTACCTCCGCAAAGTTCCATGCTTTCTCCGGCAATGTCGACAACTCTAACGACATCTCCGTATTTTTCACCGAACAGTGCGGTCGCGCCTTTTTCAACAGCTTCTTTGCTGGTGAGTTCCTGAACATCAACTGCAGTTGATGCCAGAATAGCGCGGTTCACTTCGTTTTCAACTTGCCTGACTTCTTCAGGTGTCATGGCAGCAATATGAGTAAAGTCAAAGCGGAGTCTGTTCGGACCAACCAGTGAACCGGACTGCTTAACATGGTCCCCTAGAATCTTTCTAAGGGAGGCATGGAGCAGGTGAGTCGCTGTGTGGTTACGCTCAGTTGCTACTCTGATTTCATCATTTACTTCCAGTTTTGCTTCCTGATCGAGAAGAAGCTCGCCTTCGTTCACAAAAATTTTACAAGCGGTCAGGTCTTGAGATGCTTTAACTGATTCCAGTATATCAGCATTTCCAGTCAGGGTTCCAACTTGGCCTGAATCGCCCATCTGTCCACCGGATTCTCCGTAGAAAGGAGTCGCAGCAGTTATCATCCAGCCGCCTTCACCTTGAGTAATGCGTTCGGTGTGCTGACCGTCTTCAGTGAGGATGTTAACGATTCTGGATTCAGTCACCAGCTCACCATAACCTGTGAATTGGTTTTTAAGTCCTGCTTCGAGAACAGAGCGGAATATAACCGTAGTGTCTTTCTCTCCGGACCCTTTCCATGCTTTCTTAGCGCGAGTTTTCTGTTCCAGCATAGCTGCTTTAAATCCTACTTCATCAACAGTGAATCCGTGCTTTTCAGTGACATCGTTAACGATATCAAGCGGGAATCCGAAAGTGTCGTAAAGCTTAAATGCTAGCTCACCGGAAATTGTATTCTTACCGTCCTGCCTAAGAGCTTCCATCTCGTCTTCGAGAATGATGAGGCCCTTGTCGAGAGTCTGGCTGAATCTTTCTTCTTCTTCACGGACCATGCGGGCCATGAAATCTTTGTTATCTTTAAGCTCGGGGAACTGTCCGCCCATGTCCGCGACAACCATTTTGACTGTCTCGTGAAGGAATGGATCTGTTAACCCGAGAAGGCGGCCGAAGCGGAATGCTCGTCTGATCAAACGGCGGAGTACATATCCGCGTCCTTCGTTTGAAGGAAGGATCTGATCAGTGATTAAAAATGCGATAGAACGAGAGTGGTCAGCAATGACCTGAAGCGCAGTATCGATTTCTGTGTCATCGTTATATTTTACACCAGCTTTTTTCGCAACAGCTTGAATCATGGGCTGAAATAAGTCTGTTTCGTAGTTGGATTGCACACCCTGACAAACAGCAGTTATGCGCTCAAGCCCCATCCCTGTATCAATTGATGGGCGTGGAAGCGGTACACGGTTGCCTTTTTCGTCTTGATCGTACTGCATGAAAACGAGATTCCAGATTTCAAGGTAGCGGTCACAGTCGCATTTTCCGATCCCGCAATTGGGACCACAGCTCATGTTTTCGCCCTGATCTATATGAACTTCGGAACAAGGGCCACAAGGGCCAGTATCACCCATAGTCCAGAAGTTTTCTTTTTCACCTAGTTTGTAAATGCGGTCAGGTGAAACATTGACGACTGTCTTCCAGATTTCTCCGGCTTCATCATCGTCATTGAATATAGTAATGTATAGTTTGTCTTTAGGGAGCTTCAATTCCTCAGTTAGGAATTCCCAGCAAAATTTAATGGCGTCTTCTTTAAAATAGTCGCCGAAAGAGAAATTGCCCAGCATTTCAAAAAAAGTATGATGTCGAGCCGTACGGCCTACGTTTTCGAGGTCGTTATGCTTGCCACCGACACGTAGACACTTCTGAGAAGTGGTAGCGCGGACATATGCTCTTTTTTCCTGTCCAAGAAAGGTTTTCTTGAACTGGACCATTCCTGCATTCGTAAAAAGCAGGGTTGGATCGTCTTTAGGAACCAAGGAGGAACTACTTATAACAGTATGTTCTTTTTCCTCGAAAAATTTTAGGAATCTTTCTCTTATTTCACTGGCCTTCATGAGCTGCCTCCGTAAAAAGATATAATGCTTTTGAACTAAGTAATACTGCACAAAACACGCATTTTTTAACTAGTTCTGGTTAATATTTGCGGCTTTTTCTTTTTAAAACCCCGGATGGCCGAGGTGATTAATCTATTGTCAGGCCAAAAGGCTCTACTCGTCAGAAGTGGCTTCGTCAACCTTCTCTGCTTTTGTAGTCTCTTTCGTAGCTTTTTTGGGAACTTCTTTAGGAGCTTCTTTCATTCCGAGATGAATAAGGATTTTATCTTCAATTTCCTGGCGCATTACAGGGGTGTCCATCAAGAACTGGCGAACATTTTCTTTACCTTGTCCAAGTCTTTCAGAACCGTAAGCGTACCATGCTCCGCTCTTGTCAATGATTCCATAATCTACACCTAGGTCAATAATTTCGCCTTCGCGAGACATCCCTGTACCATATAATATGTCAACAAGGGCTTCTCTGAATGGCGGTGCAACTTTGTTTTTAACAATCTTGATGCGTGTGCGGGAGCCGTAGACTTCCTCTTTGTCTTTGAGGGTCTGGATTCTGCGGATATCAAAACGTACTGATGCGTAGAATTTGAGGGCATTACCACCGGAAGTTGTTTCCGGGTTACCGTATCCAGCCATACCTATTTTCATGCGGATCTGGTTGATAAAGAGCACAACCGAATTCGATTTGTGGATGGTTCCGGTAAGTTTTCTGAGAGCATGAGACATCAGTCTGGCCTGTCCGCCAACTTGAGTTTCACCCATGTTACCTTCAAGCTCAGCCTGTGGGATAAGTGCGGCAACGGAGTCAATAACAACGATATCGACTGCGCTGGAACGAACCAGCAAGTCAGTGATTTCGAGAGCCTGCTCACCATAATCCGGCTGAGAAATGAGAAGTTCGTCGGTATTTACGCCGAGTCTCTGAGCATACTTAACATCAAGAGCATGTTCCGCATCAACGAAGGCAGCAGTTCCGCCGTTTTTCTGACATTCTGCAATTACATGCAGGGCCAGCGTTGTTTTACCTGATGATTCAGGTCCGTAAACTTCAGTAACTCTACCTTTAGGAATTCCGCCGATACCGAGAGCCAAGTCGAGGCTGATGGATCCTGTTGGGATAACGGGGATGGCTTGTATAGCTCCAGAGTCAAGGCGCATGATTGAGCCCTTACCGAACTTGCGTTCAATGGTGGTAAGTGCTGTATTCAGGGCTTCCTTGCGAAGTTCTGCGGGATTTGCTGATTTTCTACTCATGTTTTCTCCAGTTTTGGCTTAGATGTTTTGGCGCATTTTTTTTCAAGTGATTGTCACATGCACAAGAACCCTTTCGGGCGGGATGCGGTATCCACATCAAGCAACTGCTTCCGATACCAAATCGGCGCAAATAAGGCAATCTTTAACGTTCATATAAACTATTATTATTTAATCAAAATTGTTGGAATTATTTTGCATAATGCGCTGCTCATCACGTCTTTTGATAAGATTCAGGTGCATATATGGCAGTTGCAGTTTATAAAAAATGAAGGTACTGCCGCCCCTATGAACAAACAATATGACGCACTAGCCCTTTTTTCAGGGGGCCTCGATAGTATATTAGCATGTAAGGTTATTCAGGATCAGGGACTCAAAGTTCTCGGACTTCATTTTATCACGCCGTTTTTCGGCAATCCCGAGAAAATTGAAGAATGGCAGGATCTCTACGGTGTGGAGATTATGCCTGTCGATATTAGCGAAGAGTATATACAAATGATGCTCGATGTTCCTGCTCATGGCATGGGTAAGCTGATTAATCCTTGTGTTGACTGCAAGATTATGATGATTCGCCGTACCCGAGATATGATGGAACAGTTTGGCGCTAAATTTATCATTTCCGGCGAAGTGCTCGGTCAACGGCCGATGTCTCAGCGTCAGGAATCCCTTAATTCCATTAAAAATGATGCTGATGTTAAAGATCTACTTTTACGTCCGCTTTGTGCAAAAACACAGACCATCACTCCGGTTGAAGCATCTGGTTTGGTGGATAGAGAAAAGCTTCCACGCATCAGTGGGCGCGGTCGCAAAGATCAACTTGCTCTGGCGAAGCATTACGGATTTACCGTAATTCCAACTCCTGCGGGCGGTTGCAAACTCACAGAGTACGAAAATACTGCTCGGATTTTGCCTTTGCTCAAAAATCTCGAAACCCCTGATGTGAATTTCTACAAGCTAGTGCTTGCGGGAAGGCAGTACTGGGCTGGAAATAAGCTATTGGCTGTCGGTAGAAATCAGGCTGATAATGAGGTCCTGGAAACTTTGGTTCGCGAAAATGATTATACCTTTGAAGTAAGAGATTTTACTGGGCCGCTGAGTCTAGGCCGCAGTCTCCATGGAGAACCATGGTCTGAACTGGATATCCTTTCTGCCGCAGCATTCACCGCTGCATTTTCAGCTAAGGCCCGTAATGAAGGATGTGAAGTCGTTGTTGAAGTTATAGGTCCAGAGGGCAAAAGCGAAGTTTCAGTTGTTCCGTCAAAAGAAACTTCGGTCGTTTTTGCAGGCCCTAACATTGATGGGCTAAAAGGGTGGAAAATAGGACGGGATAAGTTTAGAGTCGAAAAGATTGAACTTGAAAAATCAAAACTCAGAAATGAGTACTAATCTTTATACTGTATACTTTCTTCATTCCCGGAGGGGTTAATGCTTTCTCATTCTATTTACTTTTTTATCAGTATATTTCTGCTTTGGTTTGGCGCGGACTGGATTGTTGATGCCGCGTCTAAAATAGCTAAAAAATATCACGTATCAGATCTCGTTATCGGACTTACCATTGTTGCTTTTGGTACTTCCGCTCCTGAGTTTCTTGTTACCGCAACTGCGGCTTTCAAAGGTCTTTCAGATATATCTTTGTCTAATGTAGTTGGGTCTAATATTTTCAATCTCGGTTTCATTCTAGGGCTTATGGCTCTGATTAAACCACTTCCGACCACGCGTGCTCTTGCTTACCGTGACGCACCTATTCTGTTGGCGACCACTGCGCTTATTCTAGGGCTTGCCTACACTGGAAATCTTGGGCACGGCGCAGGTTTTCTGCTTATGTCGATTCTCATAACGTATATTGTTTACTTAATTGTACACAGCAAACGTGCGGCGAAGTCTCTTGCGGGAATTCCGAAAGGGGACGAAATAGAAGTCGATATGACCTGGAAAGACTACGCGAAACTCCTTGCGGGATTCGTAGCAATCGCGCTCGGCGGCGAGTTTATGGTTGATTCTGCCTCGGCCATTGCGACTCATTTTGGTGTGTCCAACTGGGTTATTGGTATGACAATTGTTGCTGCTGGAACATCGCTTCCTGAGCTAGTAACGTGCTTATCCGCCGCCCTTAAGGGACGTAATGAAATGTTGCTTGGTAACTTGATCGGTAGCGATTTCTTCAACTTTGCCGGAGTACTCGGGCTGACATGTATGATGCGTCCGCTGGAAGTTTCTCCCGAAGCATTGCCTGGACTGGCTATTTTGGTCGGAATGGTCGCGCTTGTGTGGCTATTTATCCGTACAGGATGGAAGGTTAGCCGTACCGAAGGGGCCATACTTGTTTCACTCAGCTTGCTCAGATGGGTGCAGGATTTTATGCTTTAGATTTTGTTTTGTGAAGTTGGGTAAGTATTTAAGAATAAATTGCTAAGCCCTCCTCCTATTATTTAGGCGGAGGGCTTTTTATTTGTCTGTTTAGTCGTTTAGCTGTTTGTTGGGTTGCTTATTTATGCGACAACAAGCTTTTTGCTGGGTAATAGGTCCCTTAATACGTAGTGACGATGGTAGGAGGTTGCTTGGTAGAATCTGTAAAGTGAAGTGTTGAGGGCTTTCATTGATGAATCTTTACCTTCTAGTTCGCCCTTCTCGGTTAGCCAGTCAATTCCTAGATATTCTGGAAAGGTTTGATTGTTTCCCAAAAAAGCTTCCTTGGTAACAGCATCTTTCCACTTCTTAATCCTTTCTTCTTCGGTTCCCTCAAATTCCAGAATGTTTTTAACTTTCTCGCGGATGCTGTTAAAATCTAATGCAGTCATGTCGGTTATGCCAGATTTTGCTTGGGTATATTCCACGAACATTTTGTGCAGGGCCTCGCAGGCTTCCATGAACGTAGATGGATTGTCTCGCCATCCGCTGCTTTTTACCGGTTTGTCATAGTCAAATTTCCATACGAGGAAAGGACGGTCTGGGAATGTGCAGGCAGCCCCGTGTCCAAGTGCTCCTGATAATTCTTCAGCAAACCACGATGCAATTGTTTCGAAAAAACCGGCATCTTCTGAGTATTTAACTTTAAAATGTTTTTGTTTATTTTCTACATATTCGATGATTTCTGAAGAGTTTTTAGCGATGTCAAATTCAAAACTGTCATTGTCAATTCTGTTAAGCTCGGAGCTAACTCCACTAAAGCCATAGTGCGAAAATGTGTCTGCATAGACATGGGCAGCAACTCCCATTAATTCATCAGAAAAATCTTCTTTATGTTGTTCTCGATGATTTCGAGTCATTTCTTTCGCAAGGTCACTATTTTTAGTACATACTAATTTTTCAGTAAAAGATTCACCTTCGTTCCCTGGAAGAAAGTGAAACGGAACCCAGATGAAACGTTGGTCGTCTCTGTCTAGGTTTTTGATGTTCATAGCGTGATGAGCACTAGCTCGTGAGTGTAACGCTCCGCCATCTTCGAAATTTACAGATTTCTTCGTCGCGTTATCATCCACAAACTGCGCCGCGCTAGCTATAATCTGTGCTCTTTTTTGAGTTATCCCCGCAGCCCTAGCCATAACGTATGTGCCATAATAGTGCATGTCTTTTTGCATTTTTTAAATCTCCATGCTGTTATAATGTTTGTTTGGCTATTATCCTATTTTAAAAATAGGTCTGTGTGAAGTTTTTATTGATAAAATGCTATATAAATAATTGATATTAATTTTAAATATAGTGTGTGTTTTTTTTGTGGGATTTCAGGAGTAAGCACCGTAAGCTTTAGCTCTCGCAATTTTAGGCTAGTTGTCGTACTGAATAAAAATAGTATATTTTGATGAAAATAAAGGAGTTGAGGAATGTCTGAGAGCTCTTCTGGTCCATTTCAGCACCCTAAACCGTTTTACCTGCTTTTCTCTGTGGAGATGTGGGAACGGTTCGGATATTATGGAATGCAGGCCCTTTTGGTTTTGTTCATGGTCAAGAAGCTGGGGTTCACGGATGAACTTGCGGACACGACTTTCAGTGCATTTGCAGCTCTCGTTTATGCTTTTATGTGCCTTGGCGGGTATATCGGAGATAAAATTCTCGGTAACCGAAGAACCATGTTTCTCGGGGCAATTGTACTTGCGATTGGGTATGGCCTGCTCGGTATTGACTGCGAAAAATTCTTCTATCCAGCCCTCGGGATAATTATTGCGGGTAATGGTCTATTCAAAGCGAACCCCTCAGCCCTTGTGTCGAAACTTTACGATAAAGGTGATCCGCGAGTGGACGGAGCTTTTACTCTTTATTATATGGCTATCAATGTCGGCTCCTTTGCGGCTATGTCGCTTTGTCCATTTATACAAGAAAGATATGGTTGGGATGCTGGATTCTTTGTTTGTTTCATCGGAATGGGTGTTGCCGTTGTTAACTTCATCTTTTTTAGACGAATACTCGATCCGATAGGTTCAGAGGCAGATTTTAGACCTCTTCATTTTCGCAATTGCGGTATTACCATAGTCGGGACAATCGTTGTTGCCGCTGCGTCTGCTCTTTTACTGAAACACCTGACGGTTGCGCATGGGCTGCTATATACCGCTGTCGTTGTTGTTGCTGGTTTGTATATTCGAGAAATTTATAGGGCGGAGCCTCATGAACGCTCAAATTTAATTATCTGTCTGATTCTGATGGCGGAGGCTGTTGTCTTTTTTGCGCTGTACCAGCAAATGCCAACATCGCTTAACCTTTTTGCCGCAAGAAATGTTCATCTTTCAATATTCGGTATGCCCGTACAGGCCGCAACCTTTCAGGCTTTGAATCCTTTCTGGATAATGATTCTCAGCCCTATTTTAGCTGTTGCTTACACAAAGCTTGATAGGTCGGGTAAAGATTTTTCCTTGCCCGGCAAATTCGCACTTGGAATGATCATGTGTTGCGCGTCTTTTCTGACTTTGGCGTTGGTTGCCAAGTATAGGGCCGATGCTACCGGTTATATTGACGGTAACTGGCTTGTCATTAGCTACTGTTTTCAAAGTTTAGGTGAACTTCTCGTCAGTGGGCTGGGGCTGGCAATGGTAGCGCGTTTGACTCCTGAAAGATCCATGGGGTTTATGATGGGGGCATGGTTTATGTTTCAGTCAGTTGCTATGGTGCTTGGCGGGTACATCGCG
This is a stretch of genomic DNA from Maridesulfovibrio frigidus DSM 17176. It encodes these proteins:
- a CDS encoding tRNA(5-methylaminomethyl-2-thiouridylate) methyltransferase, giving the protein MHKNPFGRDAVSTSSNCFRYQIGANKAIFNVHINYYYLIKIVGIILHNALLITSFDKIQVHIWQLQFIKNEGTAAPMNKQYDALALFSGGLDSILACKVIQDQGLKVLGLHFITPFFGNPEKIEEWQDLYGVEIMPVDISEEYIQMMLDVPAHGMGKLINPCVDCKIMMIRRTRDMMEQFGAKFIISGEVLGQRPMSQRQESLNSIKNDADVKDLLLRPLCAKTQTITPVEASGLVDREKLPRISGRGRKDQLALAKHYGFTVIPTPAGGCKLTEYENTARILPLLKNLETPDVNFYKLVLAGRQYWAGNKLLAVGRNQADNEVLETLVRENDYTFEVRDFTGPLSLGRSLHGEPWSELDILSAAAFTAAFSAKARNEGCEVVVEVIGPEGKSEVSVVPSKETSVVFAGPNIDGLKGWKIGRDKFRVEKIELEKSKLRNEY
- the recA gene encoding recombinase RecA; translation: MSRKSANPAELRKEALNTALTTIERKFGKGSIMRLDSGAIQAIPVIPTGSISLDLALGIGGIPKGRVTEVYGPESSGKTTLALHVIAECQKNGGTAAFVDAEHALDVKYAQRLGVNTDELLISQPDYGEQALEITDLLVRSSAVDIVVIDSVAALIPQAELEGNMGETQVGGQARLMSHALRKLTGTIHKSNSVVLFINQIRMKIGMAGYGNPETTSGGNALKFYASVRFDIRRIQTLKDKEEVYGSRTRIKIVKNKVAPPFREALVDILYGTGMSREGEIIDLGVDYGIIDKSGAWYAYGSERLGQGKENVRQFLMDTPVMRQEIEDKILIHLGMKEAPKEVPKKATKETTKAEKVDEATSDE
- a CDS encoding calcium/sodium antiporter gives rise to the protein MLSHSIYFFISIFLLWFGADWIVDAASKIAKKYHVSDLVIGLTIVAFGTSAPEFLVTATAAFKGLSDISLSNVVGSNIFNLGFILGLMALIKPLPTTRALAYRDAPILLATTALILGLAYTGNLGHGAGFLLMSILITYIVYLIVHSKRAAKSLAGIPKGDEIEVDMTWKDYAKLLAGFVAIALGGEFMVDSASAIATHFGVSNWVIGMTIVAAGTSLPELVTCLSAALKGRNEMLLGNLIGSDFFNFAGVLGLTCMMRPLEVSPEALPGLAILVGMVALVWLFIRTGWKVSRTEGAILVSLSLLRWVQDFML
- a CDS encoding oligopeptide:H+ symporter; translated protein: MSESSSGPFQHPKPFYLLFSVEMWERFGYYGMQALLVLFMVKKLGFTDELADTTFSAFAALVYAFMCLGGYIGDKILGNRRTMFLGAIVLAIGYGLLGIDCEKFFYPALGIIIAGNGLFKANPSALVSKLYDKGDPRVDGAFTLYYMAINVGSFAAMSLCPFIQERYGWDAGFFVCFIGMGVAVVNFIFFRRILDPIGSEADFRPLHFRNCGITIVGTIVVAAASALLLKHLTVAHGLLYTAVVVVAGLYIREIYRAEPHERSNLIICLILMAEAVVFFALYQQMPTSLNLFAARNVHLSIFGMPVQAATFQALNPFWIMILSPILAVAYTKLDRSGKDFSLPGKFALGMIMCCASFLTLALVAKYRADATGYIDGNWLVISYCFQSLGELLVSGLGLAMVARLTPERSMGFMMGAWFMFQSVAMVLGGYIATMASVPEGGVHATKSLIIYGDLFMRIGLATGAIALVMTLFVPVLKKHISD
- the rpsI gene encoding 30S ribosomal protein S9; translation: MSQDFNYGTGKRKNAVARTRMYAGTGVITVNGKSYEDYFPRKTLQMIVQQPLKLTKNVGKFDIKVNADGGGVAGQAQAVRHGISRALLAMDPELRPLLKRAGLLTRDARKKERKKPGQPGARAKYQYSKR
- a CDS encoding DUF6765 family protein, with the translated sequence MQKDMHYYGTYVMARAAGITQKRAQIIASAAQFVDDNATKKSVNFEDGGALHSRASAHHAMNIKNLDRDDQRFIWVPFHFLPGNEGESFTEKLVCTKNSDLAKEMTRNHREQHKEDFSDELMGVAAHVYADTFSHYGFSGVSSELNRIDNDSFEFDIAKNSSEIIEYVENKQKHFKVKYSEDAGFFETIASWFAEELSGALGHGAACTFPDRPFLVWKFDYDKPVKSSGWRDNPSTFMEACEALHKMFVEYTQAKSGITDMTALDFNSIREKVKNILEFEGTEEERIKKWKDAVTKEAFLGNNQTFPEYLGIDWLTEKGELEGKDSSMKALNTSLYRFYQATSYHRHYVLRDLLPSKKLVVA
- a CDS encoding EAL and HDOD domain-containing protein; amino-acid sequence: MNSGNAPLYDKIFFARQPILQPDQSLWGYELFFRNSSSATTAIISDDYKATLNVAADSCSTPGEELPSDVKLVINFSHKSIVEKIPYSLPANNTVVQIPEMTPPTPSLIKSLQELSKDGYTIAIDDFEGRPQGEIFINYADVAIVDIKSATEEQLHKIHCIAQQAGVKLIAKRVEDMPHFELAQKFGFAFFQGFYFKRPENIAGRKLRPSEIVRLKLFKLIEDPAQDFAALAKALQNDVSISYRLLTLLNSPTFGFKQKITSIKQAIVLAGWTLIKNWLRVILLTDLTSSGKSSELPQLATQRAKFLEMVTAESKNKLNPESMFLLGLFSLLEAMFDMPMASVTKYLPLEVDIRAALCGEANNYHQYLDLITHFEEAQWDKLEESILKLGLNPVSVSRSYYDSTRWANGFFQTPGSA
- the rplM gene encoding 50S ribosomal protein L13: MKTYIPKSEDISREWYVVDATDMVLGRLATRIATKLRGKDKAMFTPHADTGDFVIVLNADKIRVTGNKLDQKTYYKHTNHPGGIKSRTLKEMLERKPEAVIEIAVRGMLPKSSLGRKMLTKLKIYTGTEHPHEAQLPKPFEF
- the alaS gene encoding alanine--tRNA ligase yields the protein MKASEIRERFLKFFEEKEHTVISSSSLVPKDDPTLLFTNAGMVQFKKTFLGQEKRAYVRATTSQKCLRVGGKHNDLENVGRTARHHTFFEMLGNFSFGDYFKEDAIKFCWEFLTEELKLPKDKLYITIFNDDDEAGEIWKTVVNVSPDRIYKLGEKENFWTMGDTGPCGPCSEVHIDQGENMSCGPNCGIGKCDCDRYLEIWNLVFMQYDQDEKGNRVPLPRPSIDTGMGLERITAVCQGVQSNYETDLFQPMIQAVAKKAGVKYNDDTEIDTALQVIADHSRSIAFLITDQILPSNEGRGYVLRRLIRRAFRFGRLLGLTDPFLHETVKMVVADMGGQFPELKDNKDFMARMVREEEERFSQTLDKGLIILEDEMEALRQDGKNTISGELAFKLYDTFGFPLDIVNDVTEKHGFTVDEVGFKAAMLEQKTRAKKAWKGSGEKDTTVIFRSVLEAGLKNQFTGYGELVTESRIVNILTEDGQHTERITQGEGGWMITAATPFYGESGGQMGDSGQVGTLTGNADILESVKASQDLTACKIFVNEGELLLDQEAKLEVNDEIRVATERNHTATHLLHASLRKILGDHVKQSGSLVGPNRLRFDFTHIAAMTPEEVRQVENEVNRAILASTAVDVQELTSKEAVEKGATALFGEKYGDVVRVVDIAGESMELCGGTHIKSTGEAGTFVILSESGVAAGIRRIEAATGWNSLAFLQGQRDELSKSQDILRAAPGQLADKIAALVAQTKELTRKNDQLQAKLASGAGADLMGSIEEIGGIKVIAAKLEVTNVKALRDQTDALKSKLDSGIICLMAEVEDNKVSLIIAVTKDLTSRFKAGALIKPVAAEVGGGGGGRPDMAQAGGTDPKGIDKALATLKKVIAES